Proteins co-encoded in one Ignavibacteria bacterium genomic window:
- a CDS encoding ABC transporter permease: MKIVLRIILKEFQQFRRDPKMFGIILVAPVMQLIFLGYAATLDIKSVKTIVYDTDRSEMSRKLVREFEGSTYFIVNDYLYNYDAVYKKMDEGNTIAAIIIPKDFEKDINRGESATIQAIFNGSDGNTASIAAGYVSKVIGKFAGNVAGDKLKLRGITRLPSGEVTSQYRIWYNPAVESRYFMVPSIVGLLLSLITLLLTSLAIVKEKEIGTLEQLIVTPIKSWQLIAGKLIPFVMLGFVTVVLVLTAMRVIFGIEVKGDVVFLFFSAFIYILSTLGLGLLVSTFSKTQQQAMMVATFGVMMPLIFLSGFSFPVENMPDIFQKISIIIPLKYFILIIRGVILKGSGFAEHWQDVLAMFIIGTVILGISILRFKKRIS; encoded by the coding sequence ATGAAAATCGTATTGCGAATTATTTTGAAGGAGTTCCAGCAATTCAGGCGGGATCCAAAAATGTTCGGTATCATTCTTGTCGCACCTGTAATGCAGTTGATTTTTCTCGGATATGCTGCGACTCTCGACATAAAGAGCGTAAAAACCATAGTTTATGATACCGACAGATCGGAAATGAGCAGAAAACTGGTGAGGGAATTTGAAGGCAGCACCTATTTTATTGTGAACGACTACCTCTACAACTACGATGCTGTTTACAAAAAGATGGATGAGGGGAATACAATTGCTGCGATTATCATACCAAAAGACTTCGAAAAAGATATCAACCGGGGTGAGTCGGCTACAATCCAGGCAATTTTTAACGGAAGTGACGGAAACACAGCATCAATCGCTGCAGGGTATGTATCCAAAGTCATTGGAAAGTTTGCGGGAAATGTAGCCGGCGACAAGCTCAAACTTCGGGGTATCACCAGACTCCCCTCGGGTGAAGTCACCTCGCAATACAGGATCTGGTATAATCCCGCTGTGGAGTCGAGATACTTTATGGTGCCATCCATCGTAGGGCTACTTCTCAGTCTGATAACTCTTTTGTTAACCTCTCTTGCCATAGTAAAGGAAAAAGAAATTGGCACCCTTGAACAGTTGATTGTTACACCGATCAAGTCATGGCAGCTCATCGCAGGGAAACTGATTCCATTTGTTATGCTTGGATTTGTAACAGTTGTTCTGGTGCTAACTGCAATGAGGGTAATATTCGGAATAGAGGTTAAGGGGGATGTGGTATTTCTTTTCTTCTCGGCATTTATCTACATTCTCTCAACTCTGGGTCTCGGATTGCTCGTATCAACATTCAGCAAAACCCAACAACAGGCAATGATGGTTGCCACATTTGGTGTAATGATGCCTCTAATTTTCCTCTCGGGTTTTTCCTTCCCGGTAGAAAACATGCCCGACATTTTTCAAAAAATCAGCATAATAATTCCGCTAAAATACTTCATCCTGATCATTCGCGGTGTTATACTGAAAGGCTCCGGTTTCGCCGAACACTGGCAGGATGTCCTCGCAATGTTCATCATCGGAACCGTAATCCTTGGAATCAGCATCCTAAGGTTTAAGAAGAGAATTTCTTAA
- a CDS encoding DUF4249 family protein codes for MKKILSTISILFISLLMTGCEESFSPRSEFKEGYVLYSITPGQEIGKFVVPKVILAKVYDAPGTDPLLNTEDPEIAGARVEIRFRGDTYILKDSMVARKDSSRYKGPQKFYFGKAIPLYANDTITITARLQNGKVLTSGTKVPQYLNYENSIPFPRGFTTDVDPFKYGKNWTFYWTSQELNLTFPKMKIYYSKLVNNREVPGTIEVPLRVINRNGVETPIYPVANRDEEASYELTSFDWAMNKISEGVEDKSQFRALHVIFESTEYDAPLSFYYSSVNGFLDNFSLRLDEQVFTNISGGYGLFGTYFTSTYQEEFDSRYVTKFGYRIK; via the coding sequence ATGAAAAAGATTCTTTCAACAATAAGTATTCTCTTCATCTCTCTGTTGATGACAGGGTGTGAAGAAAGTTTCTCTCCCAGATCTGAATTTAAGGAGGGCTATGTCCTCTACTCAATTACTCCAGGACAGGAGATCGGCAAGTTCGTTGTCCCGAAAGTAATCCTGGCAAAAGTTTATGATGCCCCCGGTACCGATCCGCTTCTGAACACAGAGGATCCCGAGATTGCCGGTGCCCGGGTAGAAATTAGATTTCGAGGGGATACTTACATACTAAAAGATTCCATGGTAGCCCGGAAAGATTCATCCAGATATAAGGGCCCGCAGAAATTTTATTTCGGGAAGGCAATTCCACTCTATGCAAATGATACGATAACGATCACTGCAAGGCTGCAAAACGGTAAAGTGCTGACTTCAGGAACGAAAGTACCACAGTATCTTAACTACGAAAACTCCATTCCATTTCCGCGTGGATTTACAACTGATGTCGATCCATTTAAGTACGGCAAAAACTGGACCTTCTACTGGACTTCGCAGGAGTTGAACCTTACATTTCCAAAGATGAAGATTTATTACTCGAAATTGGTAAATAACAGGGAAGTGCCTGGCACAATTGAAGTGCCGCTTAGAGTGATTAACAGAAACGGCGTCGAAACGCCAATATATCCCGTTGCTAATAGAGATGAGGAAGCCTCCTATGAACTTACCTCCTTCGACTGGGCAATGAACAAAATCTCCGAGGGTGTAGAGGATAAATCACAATTCCGGGCGCTTCATGTTATTTTCGAATCAACCGAATACGATGCGCCTCTTTCATTTTACTACTCGAGCGTAAACGGATTCCTCGACAACTTCAGCCTCCGCCTTGATGAGCAGGTCTTCACCAACATCTCCGGTGGCTACGGTCTCTTTGGTACCTATTTCACCTCCACCTACCAGGAAGAGTTTGACTCCAGGTATGTCACAAAGTTTGGATACCGAATCAAGTAA
- a CDS encoding TonB-dependent receptor gives MLITLLFLLQVPAQSQGSLRGIVTDSLSGEIIPYANVTIKTTKLGASTNSSGYYFIPSVPAGKRTVLFSYIGYIKKEVEIDIKSGVINELNLKLSRSSVNINEVTIVGERNARENETDLGLEKISIKDIELQPVGAEADIFRVIQNNPGVNTTGDATAKYYVRGGGSDQNLVLLNGATVYNPFHALGIFSVIDPEIISSLEFYKGGFTPAMGDRLSSILNIITRDGNKNFYQGTIQAGLLSGKVAAEGPIPDGSFLLTGRKSYWSGILKKYLNNKETPFDFYDLSLKVNYSPAYIDPNSKFSANLFLSSDQVINSDPLLEDYHIRNNIGGLKWSKIWDGSPLVSDVIFSFSHYMAKVEPNFSGSKPRENNVTDFTINADFAYIYDSKDQLLFGLQNKNISTSLKQVNQLEREIDFKNTKNALAGYFNYRFFRWDDVGLDLGMRFNFISMSEKRPFLFEPRISLTYLLNRLMIFKFAFGRYSQEMVSLANEDELISVFEPWVIIPDNITAAEATHFIAGFTSYFTDKFLLEVEAYYKVMSNLMEVNEKKFTSIQFDFKNIEGVSYGIESSLKFDGSIFYARASYALGWAEKKAKDLTYPPRYDVRHSLSILAGINPGDSWQFTANWVLSSGMPFTPISGFFNKLLLDGTTPIDIFNNYEPQFIYDTKNSGRLPWYHRLDISVTKKFSTSFADFTIGASVINAYNRANIYYFDKKTGKRIDQLPILPAIFVKAEF, from the coding sequence ATGTTAATTACGCTTTTGTTTTTGCTGCAGGTACCTGCTCAGTCTCAGGGAAGTCTTCGGGGAATTGTTACCGACTCATTAAGCGGTGAGATTATTCCGTATGCAAATGTTACGATAAAGACCACTAAACTTGGTGCCTCAACCAACAGTTCGGGTTACTATTTCATTCCGTCTGTACCTGCAGGGAAGCGAACAGTACTTTTCTCTTATATCGGATACATCAAAAAAGAGGTGGAAATCGATATAAAATCGGGTGTAATCAACGAACTTAACCTGAAACTCTCCCGTTCTTCAGTGAATATCAATGAAGTTACGATAGTCGGGGAGAGAAATGCCCGTGAAAATGAAACTGATTTGGGACTTGAGAAAATATCAATCAAGGATATAGAACTTCAACCCGTCGGAGCTGAAGCGGATATCTTTCGTGTTATTCAGAACAACCCGGGGGTGAATACTACCGGAGATGCAACCGCGAAATATTATGTAAGAGGTGGTGGCAGCGACCAAAATCTTGTGCTTCTTAACGGTGCAACTGTTTATAACCCCTTTCATGCTCTTGGAATCTTCTCGGTAATTGACCCTGAAATTATTTCATCACTCGAATTTTATAAAGGTGGCTTTACTCCCGCGATGGGGGACAGGCTCTCCTCAATTTTAAATATCATTACCCGTGACGGGAACAAGAATTTTTATCAAGGGACAATTCAGGCTGGATTGCTCTCCGGAAAAGTAGCAGCCGAGGGACCCATCCCAGATGGTTCATTCCTGTTAACAGGACGAAAAAGTTACTGGTCGGGGATTCTGAAAAAATACTTGAACAACAAAGAGACACCCTTCGATTTTTACGATCTTTCGCTAAAAGTGAATTACTCACCTGCTTATATTGATCCCAACAGTAAATTCAGTGCGAACCTCTTTCTTAGCAGCGACCAGGTTATTAACAGCGACCCTTTACTTGAAGATTATCACATCAGAAACAATATTGGTGGACTAAAGTGGAGCAAGATTTGGGATGGTTCACCACTGGTCTCCGATGTTATTTTCTCATTTTCGCATTACATGGCTAAAGTGGAGCCAAACTTCAGCGGTTCGAAGCCCCGTGAGAACAATGTAACTGATTTCACGATAAATGCCGATTTTGCATACATTTATGACAGCAAAGATCAGCTCCTTTTTGGTCTTCAGAATAAAAATATTTCCACTTCTTTGAAACAGGTGAATCAGTTGGAGCGGGAAATTGACTTTAAGAACACAAAAAATGCTCTTGCCGGTTACTTCAACTACCGGTTTTTCCGTTGGGATGATGTCGGACTCGATCTTGGAATGCGATTCAATTTTATTTCGATGTCAGAAAAAAGACCATTTCTTTTTGAACCAAGAATCAGCCTGACATACCTCCTCAACCGTTTGATGATCTTTAAATTTGCATTCGGCAGATACTCACAGGAGATGGTTTCTCTTGCTAATGAGGATGAACTGATTTCGGTGTTTGAACCATGGGTAATCATTCCTGATAACATAACTGCAGCCGAGGCAACACACTTTATTGCGGGCTTCACTTCCTACTTTACAGATAAATTCCTTCTTGAAGTGGAGGCTTACTACAAAGTGATGTCGAATCTGATGGAAGTGAATGAAAAGAAATTTACTTCGATACAGTTCGACTTCAAGAATATTGAGGGAGTCTCTTACGGTATTGAGTCGTCACTTAAATTTGACGGAAGCATTTTTTATGCAAGAGCCTCGTATGCACTCGGCTGGGCTGAGAAAAAGGCAAAAGACCTTACTTATCCGCCAAGGTATGATGTCAGGCATTCATTGAGTATTCTTGCAGGTATCAATCCGGGTGACAGCTGGCAGTTCACCGCAAACTGGGTGCTTTCATCAGGAATGCCGTTTACACCGATTTCGGGATTTTTCAACAAACTCCTCCTTGATGGTACAACACCGATAGATATTTTCAACAACTACGAACCACAGTTTATCTATGATACCAAGAATTCGGGAAGATTGCCATGGTATCACAGACTTGACATTTCGGTCACCAAAAAGTTTTCGACTTCCTTCGCAGACTTTACAATTGGTGCGAGTGTAATAAATGCCTACAACCGCGCCAACATCTACTATTTTGATAAAAAAACCGGAAAGAGAATTGATCAACTCCCGATTCTCCCTGCAATTTTCGTGAAAGCTGAGTTTTAG
- a CDS encoding T9SS type A sorting domain-containing protein, with protein MKKLSALLLFMLLTAGAFAQGWTFNGYFPDTTHYRFSTGGHGVAVDPYGRIWFAPYASNADSIWNGNAWVKCGALFCFNPDGTQASFSPIKVFVGPGVSPDSLVANTGRGLKAHPDGDILATFFDFTHKIDYKTGLSKGKLRNTIGASGVANAVDGNGNFFTANVAPGNPIKIWDPSFNFLGNAVDSSVGFSRSFEVGADGNTIYWAGYTNHAILKYTRPDEFSPFTVTDTILKGFDSESFGWNRKYNLLWASSGSNNDLPNRYPGATTFWANRAWYAYDPVSGEIKDSLLWNMYPGATDSRPRGISFTASGDTAYVTCFGSANYPPIERFINPNPSSIKDLGMNVEDFKLFQNYPNPFNPSTEIRFSLKSAGFTTLKVYDILGKEVATLVSENLNSGMYAYSFDASKLASGTYIYEVVSNNVRLTNKMLLMK; from the coding sequence ATGAAAAAATTGTCTGCACTTCTTTTATTCATGTTGCTGACAGCGGGAGCATTCGCTCAAGGTTGGACCTTTAACGGATATTTCCCGGATACAACCCATTACCGTTTTTCGACCGGTGGTCACGGTGTAGCTGTTGACCCTTACGGAAGAATATGGTTTGCCCCTTATGCTTCAAACGCTGACTCAATTTGGAACGGTAACGCATGGGTTAAATGCGGCGCTCTGTTTTGCTTCAACCCGGATGGAACACAGGCTTCATTCTCACCAATTAAAGTATTCGTAGGTCCAGGCGTCAGCCCTGACTCACTCGTGGCAAACACAGGCCGTGGTCTGAAAGCTCATCCTGATGGTGATATCCTTGCCACATTCTTTGATTTTACCCATAAGATTGACTACAAAACAGGTCTTTCCAAAGGTAAACTTAGAAATACCATTGGAGCATCGGGTGTTGCAAACGCTGTAGACGGCAATGGAAATTTCTTCACGGCTAATGTTGCTCCCGGAAACCCGATTAAAATTTGGGATCCTTCCTTCAACTTCCTCGGAAACGCAGTTGATTCATCAGTTGGTTTCTCAAGATCATTCGAAGTTGGCGCAGATGGAAACACAATTTACTGGGCTGGTTACACAAATCATGCAATCCTCAAATATACCAGACCTGATGAATTTTCACCATTCACAGTAACAGATACCATCCTCAAAGGTTTTGATTCTGAATCATTTGGTTGGAACAGAAAATACAATCTTCTTTGGGCTTCTTCAGGTTCAAACAATGATTTACCAAACAGATATCCGGGTGCCACCACTTTCTGGGCAAACAGAGCCTGGTATGCTTACGATCCTGTTTCCGGCGAAATCAAAGACAGCTTGTTATGGAACATGTATCCAGGCGCAACTGACTCAAGACCACGCGGTATCAGTTTCACAGCTTCAGGTGACACTGCTTATGTAACATGCTTTGGTTCAGCTAACTATCCACCAATCGAGAGATTCATTAACCCGAATCCATCCAGCATTAAAGACCTTGGCATGAATGTTGAAGATTTCAAACTTTTCCAGAACTATCCTAACCCTTTCAACCCTTCAACAGAGATCAGATTCTCATTGAAGAGTGCAGGTTTCACAACCTTGAAAGTTTATGATATCCTTGGTAAAGAAGTTGCAACATTGGTCAGCGAAAACCTGAATTCAGGTATGTATGCTTACTCATTTGATGCATCGAAACTTGCTTCCGGTACTTACATCTATGAAGTTGTTTCAAACAATGTAAGACTTACAAACAAGATGCTTCTTATGAAATAA